In Alteromonas naphthalenivorans, one DNA window encodes the following:
- a CDS encoding rhomboid family intramembrane serine protease: protein MKPLSFQLRVLLTLGAFLIVIEIVNLVTGNSLNQFGVYPRSLSHLPYIFTAPFLHGTPSHLMANFIPLLLFMWLTMQWGKRTFLIATASALIIGGLGVWIFGRSAMHIGASGMVYGYFGFVVLAGFKSKKVKYLLISIVVAVLYGGMLVGILPTSRFISFEYHLFGFLGGLFAAWHWAR from the coding sequence ATGAAGCCATTGTCTTTTCAACTTCGCGTGTTACTTACCTTGGGCGCATTTCTTATCGTCATTGAGATAGTGAACCTGGTAACGGGAAATAGCTTGAATCAGTTTGGCGTATATCCACGCTCCTTGTCTCATTTGCCCTATATCTTCACAGCCCCATTTTTACACGGTACGCCGTCCCACTTAATGGCTAACTTTATCCCCTTATTGCTGTTTATGTGGCTTACTATGCAGTGGGGAAAGCGCACCTTTCTCATCGCCACCGCAAGTGCGTTGATTATTGGCGGACTGGGGGTGTGGATTTTTGGTCGTAGTGCTATGCATATTGGCGCAAGTGGTATGGTTTACGGCTACTTCGGCTTCGTAGTATTAGCTGGCTTTAAGAGTAAGAAAGTGAAATACCTGCTTATTTCTATCGTTGTTGCTGTCCTTTACGGCGGAATGCTGGTAGGTATATTGCCAACCTCTAGATTTATTTCATTTGAATATCATCTATTTGGCTTTTTAGGTGGGTTATTTGCCGCTTGGCACTGGGCACGATGA